Part of the Ignatzschineria larvae DSM 13226 genome, TTTATATTGAAGTGCTAAAATCCCCATGCCGATCAAATTTGAACGATGAATACGCTCATAGCTCTCTGCAATTACGGCTTTCACACCTAAGAGATTAGGTCCTTTAGCAGCCCAGTCACGGCTTGAACCACTACCATACTCTTTACCTGCTAATACGATTAACGGTGTATTCTCTTCCGCATAACGCATTGCCGCATCATAAATAGGTAATGTTTCACCTGTCGGGATATGTTTCGTATAACCGCCTTCCACATCTTGTAACATTTTGTTACGGATACGGATATTCGCAAATGTACCACGAATCATCACCTCATGATTACCACGACGAGAACCATAAGAGTTAAAGTCTTTTGGCTCAACCCCTTTTGCTTGTAGATAAAGACCCGCAGGAGAACCTGCCATAATCACACCCGCTGGCGAAATATGGTCAGTTGTGATTGAATCACCAAAGTATGCTAAAACATTCGCATTCTCGATAGATTTTACAGATTCAATTGGCTGATCGATCTTCTCGAAATATGGCGGATGTTGCACATAGGTAGAATCGCTATTCCATTTGAATGTTTCGCTCTTCGTGACATCAAGTGCCTGCCAATGTGCATCACCATCAAATACGCCATCATAACCTTTACGGAACATCGTACCATCGACTTTGGCAACCGCTTCTGCAATTTCGTGATTACTCGGCCAGATATCTTTCAAGAAGACATCATTACCATTTTTATCTTTCGCGATAGGATCTTTCGCAATATCGATACGAGTAGTACCTGCGATTGCAAATGCCACAACTAATGGAGGAGACGCAATCCAGTTGGTTTTGATTTGTGGATGAATACGACCTTCGAAGTTGCGGTTACCAGAGATTACAGCAGCCATAGTAAAATCGTTATTATCGATCGCTTCGCCCACTTCTGTAATTAATGGACCTGAGTTACCGATACAGGCAGTACAACCATAACCTGTTAAGTTAAAGCCTACTTCATCAAGATATTTCGTTAACCCTGCTTTATCGAGGTACTCACTGACTACTTTTGATCCAGGTGCTAGTGAGGTTTTAACCCAAGGTTTGCGGGTAAGTCCTAATTTCGCCGCTTTCTCTGCGACTAAACCTGCGGCCATCATCACGCTTGGATTTGAAGTATTCGTACAAGAAGTAATTGCAGCAAATACGACATCTCCTTGGTTGATCGTGACATCTTTACCATCAATATAGATATCGGCAGCTTTATTAATATCATCATTATTATCAGCTACAAATTTCTCAAATGCATTTTTCAAGTTAGGAAGCGTCACACGATCTTGAGGACGTTTTGGACCGGCCATACTTGGTACTACTGTGCTTAAATCGAGCTCTAATGTATCTGTAAATACAGGTTCATCACCAGCATTACCCCAGAAACCTTGCTCTTTTGCATACGCTTCTGTACGTGCGATCACTTCTTCATCACGACCCGTCAAACGCATATAGTTCAATGTGATCTCATCCACAGGGAAGAAACCAACAGTTGCCCCATATTCCGGTGCCATATTGGAAATTGTTGCTCTATCTGCTAGTGGTAACTCTTGTAAACCATCACCGTAATATTCTACGAATTTACCAACAACGCCTTTCTTACGAAGCATCTCAACAATTGTTAAGACTAAGTCTGTTGCGGTCACGCCTTCTTTGAGTTTACCGGTTAATTTGAAACCGACAACTTCAGGAATCACCATTGAAATAGGTTGCCCTAAGATCGCAGCTTCCGCTTCGATACCGCCTACGCCCCATGCTAATACTGAAAGGCCATTCACCATAGGTGTATGTGAGTCTGTACCCACACAAGTATCCGGCATAATCCAAGTTTTACCATCTTTCTCATTCACCCAAGCCACTTGTGAAAGATACTCAAGATTTACCTGATGACAGATCCCTGTTCCTGGCGGAACTACGCGGAAATTATCAAAGGCAATCTGACCCCATTTCAGGAATTCATAACGCTCGCCATTACGAGACATCTCTAATTTCACATTCTCTTCAAATGCTGAATCTGTCCCGAACTTATCGATCATAACCGAATGGTCAATGACAAGATCAACAGGCGCTAATGGATTAATATGCTTAGCATCACCACCGGCTTTGACCATTGCGTCACGCATTGCCGCTAAATCGACTACTGCAGGAACACCGGTGAAATCTTGCATCAATACACGCGCTGGGCGATATTGAATTTCCCGTTTAGATGAACGGTTTTTAGCCCACTCACCGATTGCAGCAATATCATCGGCATTAACGGTCACATTGTCTTCAAAACGGAGTAAGTTCTCGAGCAGAACTTTCATAGATTTAGGTAATCTAGAGAGATCGCCGAGCTTCTCTTCTGCCTTTTTGATTGAATGATAATGATACTCTTTACCACCTACATTTAAGGTAGAGAGCGTGTTTAATGAGTTTACTTTACTCATAATTAAACCTCCAAAGTTAAAAAATAGTCTGCTTGTAAATTCTTTATAGTGTTTATGTAGCTTTATTTTTATCTTTTATTCTTATATTGACAGCTACAACATTATATCTTGCTCATAATAGCAAGAAACCACTATAAATGAAATTGTAAAAAACATTACACTACCTTGAGCAGTTAATTAATCTCATCAATCAAGCTCAACATCTCAACGACACCAAGCGCCGCAGAAAAGCCATTATTACCTGCTTTCGTGCCGGCCCGCTCTAACGCTTGCTCAATAGTATCTACCGTTAAAACACCGAACATCACAGGCTTTCCTGTTTCAAGACCAATTTTACTAATCCCCTTTGCGGCTTCCCCTGCCACAAAATCAAAGTGCGCAGTTGCCCCACGAATCACAGCACCTAAACAGATTACGGCATCAATATCTGCTTTTTCTGCAAATTTCTTAGCAATAAGCGGAATCTCATACGCACCCGGTACCCATGCAAGAATAATATCTTCTTCTTTAATGCCGCTACGTAGTAATCCGTCTTTAGCACCATCGATTAATTGCTTGGTAATCAAGCTATTAAAACGACCTGCTACTAATGCGATTTTTTTACCTTTAACTGATAATTGACCTTCTAATACTTTCATTTTCTACTCCTTACTTATCAATAAATTGAATGATATGTTGATAAAACATGTTTATAAAATAGGCTTATAATTTTAGCTTTGATTCTTGATTCTTGATTCTTTTGCCTAGCTTTAAGCTTATTTAAATAATTTTGCTAAGATTTTCATGATTAGTACACATATTCAATAATCGCACTAACCCATCACCCCTTACAGTTGCTATAACTGATGCCCCATTTGATCTCGCTTAATGTTGAGATAATCACGGTTAGCCTCAGTCTCAAAGCGTGGCGTTCCTTGTTCAATCACTTCAATCCCGGCAACGCGCATCGCCGCAATTTTATCAGGATTATTGGTTAATAATTCAACCTTATTCACATCAAAGAATTTCAAAATTTGTGCAGCTTCGTCGTATGTTCGCTCATCGGCCCCATGGCCGAGCATCTTATTCGCTTCAATCGTATTATAGCCTTCATCCTGCAACTGATAAGCTTTTAACTTCTCAACAATACCAATGCCACGCCCTTCTTGACGGAGATAGAGCAAAATACCATTCTTAGCTTTAGCGGTTTCTTGTAGCCCATACTGCAATTGCGCGTGACAATCACATTTCACAGAAGAAAAAACATCGCCGGTTAAGCATTCTGAATGAATACGAACCGTTGCCGGTGCTTTACTATCTCTGCCTTTATTCAAGAGGGCAATATGCGGCTCCCCACCATTTTTATTAGGAAATGCATAAATCAGGAAATCTCCAAATTCTGTAGGTAACGTTGATTGGCTAAGTGGCAATAAAGCCTCCATCTGCTCTTGCATCTGCCGATAGTTGACCAAATCTTGAATGGTAATAAGGGGTAATTGATGCACTTTAGCATAAGGAATCAGATCACTCTCCCGCGCCATCTCTCCATTCTCTTTCAAAATTTCACAAATCACAGCGGCAGGCTTAAACCCTGCTAATGTCACTAAATCGATCGCCGCTTCTGTATGGCCTCGACGTACCAGTACACCGCCATCTTTAGCGATTAACGGGAAAATATGTCCCGGACGATTAAAATCTTCTGGTTTTTTCGATTCATCGGCTAAAGCATTTAAGGTTTCTGCCCGTTCAAAAGCGGAAATGCCGGTATGCGTTGTCGCTAAATCGACAGAGACTGTAAAAGCTGTTTTAAAGGGATCTTTATTATCCACAATCATAGGGGCTAATCCTAACCGATCGGCATACGCTTTCGAGATTGGCGCACAGACTAAACCACCAGCTTTATGAATCATAAAGTTAATATCTTGCGGTGTCGCTAACTCGGCCGGCATAATGAGATCCCCCTCATTCTCCCGAGAAGCATCATCAGTGACAATAATCATGCCGCCTTGTTGCATAAAAGCGAGCGCTCGGCGGACTTTCTCAACTGAACCATATTCTGGGATTTGCTTATCCATCATCTGTTCCTTGTAATATTCTATGTGATTTTTAATATGTTTTTTAATATGTTTTTTAATATGTTTTTATAGGTTTGTTTATGTTTTGGGATAGCTATATCGGCTATATCGTTTAATTCTAGCTAAATCTAAATCTTCCAATTCTTAGCAATAACGGCTAATAGCCCCAATGGGATAGGGTCTGATAATTGAGCTGACTACGCTCCGCTTGATGCTGCGCTTTAATATATTTCCCCACAAGATCAAACTCGATATTGACATAGCCCCCTATTTTCAACTCTGCCAGATTAGTTTCAGCAAAGGTATGAGGGATAATGCCCACTTTAAATTCTCGCTCGGCAACACTAATCAATGTTAAGCTAATCCCATCAATAGCAATAGAGCCTTTTGGAATCAGTAGGCCTTCATGAGGATTTTGCAGAACAAAGGTTAATTCGTGAATATCTCCTAAATCGTCGATTCGGCTTAATTTCGCTTCACCATCAATATGACCACTTACCATATGGCCACCTAAACGATCCCCTACTCGAAGTGCTCGTTCTAAATTGACTTTCGTGCCTCGTTTATAACGATGAAACCCTGTCCGTTTAATGGTCTCCGGCATTAAATCCGCTTGAAATGAGTGATGATCAAATTGTGTCACTGTTAAACAAACACCATTTACCGCAATGCTATCACCGAGTTTGACATCTTCAAGCACTTTACTCGCTTTAAAAGTCAGGTAAGAGCGATGTTGCTGATGATTGATTTGGGTAATTTCGCCCCGTTCTTCAATAATTCCGGTAAACATCTTTATGACTCCTTTGTAACTATATTGGCACAATTATTTGTGCCATGATTTTTTGCAATCATTAAAACGGACTCACCACAATGGCAGGTTTCCGTAATCTCTAATCTTGGTGCTTTCTCTAATACTGTAACGGGACTATTTCGCCATAACTCAAGCGCATTTGGATTCCCAATTAAGCGAGGTCCATAAAATAGTAGATATTCATCCACTAGATCAGCTGAAATAAAAGCATCATAAATTTGCGCCCCCCCTTCGATAAAGAGGCTCATCACACCTTGAGCATAGAGCGCGGCAAGCAGTGTTTGTGGTTGGGTATCAGCCAACGGAATAAGCTTAATGCCTTGCGCCAGCAATAAGGTTTGCAATTCGCTTTCTAGCGGATAATGTTGATCAAAGCAGATCCAACTAGGCGCAAGATTAGTATCGAAAAATGAATAGGTTCGGATCATCTCGGAAGTGATCCCTGCAAAATTATTCAATAACAGAATGCGTATCGGCGCTTTTGTCTCAAAACCATAACGTACGGTTAATGAGGGATTATCAGCGATTAAAGTCCCTTTTCCTATTAAAATGGCATCGTGTAATCCTCGATAATAATGCGCTTTTTTACGGGCTTCACTACCGGTAATCCATTGTGAATCTCCGGTTTGTGTTGCCAATTTACCATCTAAACTGAGCGCCGCTTTCAATGTGACAAATGTCCGTTTTTGTAATTGATTACAGATAAAGATTTTCAGAAGCGCCTGCCCCTGATCCACTGCAAGATTAGTTTCGACCTCAATCCCGGCATTTCGTAAAATCTGATGACCTTGACCGGCGACTTTGGGATTCGGATCTTCCATTGCCGTCACAACGCGCGCAATACCACTTCGTAGAATAAGATCAGTACAGGCGGGCGTTTTTCCGGTAAAACAGCAAGGTTCTAGGGTCACATAGAGCGTTGCACCAGAAACGTCGTATCCTTGTGCTTTTGCATCCTTAACGGCATTCACCTCTGCGTGCGCTTCTCCCGCACGCTGATGATAACCTCGGCCAATGATTTCGCCCTCTTTTACAAGTATAGCGCCCACATACGGATTAGGTGATACAGCACCGTATCCTTGTTGAGCAAGCTCAAAAGCCATTTGCAGATAATCTTGATCTTGTTCTTTAGACAATTTTTCTTTCAACAATGAAAAACCCCCATCGCACTTTATCGATGGGGGTTGATGTTCGTTATAAATCGTCTGCTGTAAAGATCAGGGTTCTGTTCACTAAATTGTATGCAAAACACAGAGGCTACTATTAGCAACCAAACTCAATCTTTTCTCTATTTTCAGTGAATGAACTGTGAGTTATAGTCTGCATAAACAGTCTATTTATCCCATCAATCCATTGAAAACTACTGCCGATTTATCTTTTACCATCCAGACTATACTGTCGGTCTTGGAATTACACCAAGTCAGCTTGCGCTCGCGGACTATCACCGCCGGTCGGGAATTATGATTACTATGAATAGGATTCACAGCAACAACGCACCCTGCCCCAAAGATAAACATTAATTTGTAAAATAATGAAACTGAAAAGCTTTCTTAAAAACTTTTAGTTTAGAGATAATTTCAACTTCAATTTATTAGATTGAATCAAAACTATTCTAAACAATGGTATTACTATACGCTTTCTCGCTACAAAAAAAAAGGGGGATATTCCTATCCCCCATATTCCTATGATCTTGTTACGATCTTTCCTAATCGTCGCTCACACAATAATATCAAAACTAAGCTCTAAAACGACGAATTGCAAAGCCAAAGTAGAGGCTGTAGAGACCAACAATCAACGCAGAAATTCCTAATAGCGTTGTGATAAAGATAATTCCACCGATAGGTGAGTAAGGAATTGCTAAACCAACGATTAAGCCTAAAATGCCAATAATCAGCGTTAGCCACCATGAAGGTACGCCAAGTTTTTTGAGGCTAAATGAGAAAGAGATCGCTGAAATTCCATAGAAAATTAACCAGAACATAATGAGGAAAATTAACATCATTTCAGGCAAGCCTTCATTAGCATTTTTAATGATATAACCACCGATAAAGACCTGTAGAATCCCCATTGCGAGGTTAAAGCCCCAACCATGAACATTGCGGTTCGTTAATGCATAGAAGATTTCAAAGAAACCGGTGACAAAGAAGAAAGCCACCATGAATTGCGCTAATACAACAAAACTCACAAAAGGTTTAAAAAATAGAAAACCGCTTAATACAACATATAGTACGCCGATTAAGACCCATATCCACCAATTTTTAATTGCACGATCCATAATACTGATTACCTCTTTATAGTTAAAACATCTTTCAGTTACGACTTATTTGTAAAATATCATCAACAACAATAGTTTAGTTACTATTTGCTTACTTATTATTCCTTATAATAACTTTTTTAACTATCTACTTGTTAATTGAATTATATCAATAAATTAGTGAGTTATGCAGGAATATTCTCTGCTGCTCACTTCTTATCAAATAATCATTCAAAAATCAAAGCCACTTTAATCATCTCAGTAACTTCTACCATCAATTAAATAATCACTTATCTATAAGGTTAACGTTATTTTACAATTTTGATAGCAAATTGAATCACATGGCACCGACCTTGATGTAGATCTCCTTCTGCACGCTCTACCTCCCCCATAAAGAGGTGTTGGAAATGATCTGCCTTGAAAACCTCTAAAAAAAGTGCCGGATCGTAGAGATAATCGATATTTCGAGGGCCACCGCTACGATAAGGCAATTGTGCTTCTGAATAAACTTCCCCAAAGAAATAGCCACCCGGCTTCAAGGCTTGTCGAATCCCTTGAAAGACTTGTCGTTGCATCTCTTTTGCAAAATGCCCATAAACACACATCGCATAATCATATAGATCAGTCGGCCAGCTAATATTCGTTAGATCAACTTCTTTGGTATAGATGGGTAGTAATCCTTTACGTGCATTGACTTTTTGAAGCGCCACATCAGAATAATCCCAAAGGTCAATCTCAATTTTACGACCCGCTTGTAGTGCATCCTCTGCCACAAAGAGAGCATTACGCCCTTCACCTTCAGCAATCGCTAGCAATCGTCCTTTAGGTTTTATCACAGGTACAATTTCTTTAACAAAGGTATTCGCTTCTTTCCCATACAGATATTCCGCCCGTGCAAAACGTGCATTCCAATCTGATTTCATGACCTCTCCTTTTCTGATAGTTCTTATGAAAATGCAAAAAGAAAGGCCTACAACCATGAATCCGAAGACCCCGAATTGTAAGCCATATCTACTATATATAACGCATAAGGTACAACATACTGTACTACAATTACTTGTTTACATTTTATCCGCTAATTTGAACTCTAATACCGTTGAAGTATTTGTTAAGCGCAGATATTGCCCATTTTTAGAAATGACAATCTCCGCACCATTTCCTAAAAGCTCTGTAATATCGACATCTAAACGATTCAAAATAGGATCTGTACAGAGCATACGTGTCATTGCAATTCCTGCTTTCGCACGCAACATGCCATGATCTGTTAAGTCAACTTTTCCTGAATAGCGGTTACACATTTGACCACTGACAAACATATCCTGCCCAAATGCAATAGTAGGAGTGCCACTATCTTTCTCAGGTTTAAAAGCCTTACCATTGACAGAGATTAACTGATAATGGTGATGCTCTAACTCTTGAACAGTCGGGATTTTGGTATCTAATTGGCTCATAGGACTTCCTTTGCTTGCACAAGCGGCTAGAACCGCTACAGATAACAACGTGAATA contains:
- a CDS encoding META domain-containing protein → MKKVLFTLLSVAVLAACASKGSPMSQLDTKIPTVQELEHHHYQLISVNGKAFKPEKDSGTPTIAFGQDMFVSGQMCNRYSGKVDLTDHGMLRAKAGIAMTRMLCTDPILNRLDVDITELLGNGAEIVISKNGQYLRLTNTSTVLEFKLADKM
- a CDS encoding class I SAM-dependent methyltransferase; amino-acid sequence: MKSDWNARFARAEYLYGKEANTFVKEIVPVIKPKGRLLAIAEGEGRNALFVAEDALQAGRKIEIDLWDYSDVALQKVNARKGLLPIYTKEVDLTNISWPTDLYDYAMCVYGHFAKEMQRQVFQGIRQALKPGGYFFGEVYSEAQLPYRSGGPRNIDYLYDPALFLEVFKADHFQHLFMGEVERAEGDLHQGRCHVIQFAIKIVK
- a CDS encoding HdeD family acid-resistance protein, giving the protein MDRAIKNWWIWVLIGVLYVVLSGFLFFKPFVSFVVLAQFMVAFFFVTGFFEIFYALTNRNVHGWGFNLAMGILQVFIGGYIIKNANEGLPEMMLIFLIMFWLIFYGISAISFSFSLKKLGVPSWWLTLIIGILGLIVGLAIPYSPIGGIIFITTLLGISALIVGLYSLYFGFAIRRFRA
- the ribD gene encoding bifunctional diaminohydroxyphosphoribosylaminopyrimidine deaminase/5-amino-6-(5-phosphoribosylamino)uracil reductase RibD — its product is MSKEQDQDYLQMAFELAQQGYGAVSPNPYVGAILVKEGEIIGRGYHQRAGEAHAEVNAVKDAKAQGYDVSGATLYVTLEPCCFTGKTPACTDLILRSGIARVVTAMEDPNPKVAGQGHQILRNAGIEVETNLAVDQGQALLKIFICNQLQKRTFVTLKAALSLDGKLATQTGDSQWITGSEARKKAHYYRGLHDAILIGKGTLIADNPSLTVRYGFETKAPIRILLLNNFAGITSEMIRTYSFFDTNLAPSWICFDQHYPLESELQTLLLAQGIKLIPLADTQPQTLLAALYAQGVMSLFIEGGAQIYDAFISADLVDEYLLFYGPRLIGNPNALELWRNSPVTVLEKAPRLEITETCHCGESVLMIAKNHGTNNCANIVTKES
- the ribB gene encoding 3,4-dihydroxy-2-butanone-4-phosphate synthase; translated protein: MMDKQIPEYGSVEKVRRALAFMQQGGMIIVTDDASRENEGDLIMPAELATPQDINFMIHKAGGLVCAPISKAYADRLGLAPMIVDNKDPFKTAFTVSVDLATTHTGISAFERAETLNALADESKKPEDFNRPGHIFPLIAKDGGVLVRRGHTEAAIDLVTLAGFKPAAVICEILKENGEMARESDLIPYAKVHQLPLITIQDLVNYRQMQEQMEALLPLSQSTLPTEFGDFLIYAFPNKNGGEPHIALLNKGRDSKAPATVRIHSECLTGDVFSSVKCDCHAQLQYGLQETAKAKNGILLYLRQEGRGIGIVEKLKAYQLQDEGYNTIEANKMLGHGADERTYDEAAQILKFFDVNKVELLTNNPDKIAAMRVAGIEVIEQGTPRFETEANRDYLNIKRDQMGHQL
- the ribH gene encoding 6,7-dimethyl-8-ribityllumazine synthase, with product MKVLEGQLSVKGKKIALVAGRFNSLITKQLIDGAKDGLLRSGIKEEDIILAWVPGAYEIPLIAKKFAEKADIDAVICLGAVIRGATAHFDFVAGEAAKGISKIGLETGKPVMFGVLTVDTIEQALERAGTKAGNNGFSAALGVVEMLSLIDEIN
- the acnA gene encoding aconitate hydratase AcnA; its protein translation is MSKVNSLNTLSTLNVGGKEYHYHSIKKAEEKLGDLSRLPKSMKVLLENLLRFEDNVTVNADDIAAIGEWAKNRSSKREIQYRPARVLMQDFTGVPAVVDLAAMRDAMVKAGGDAKHINPLAPVDLVIDHSVMIDKFGTDSAFEENVKLEMSRNGERYEFLKWGQIAFDNFRVVPPGTGICHQVNLEYLSQVAWVNEKDGKTWIMPDTCVGTDSHTPMVNGLSVLAWGVGGIEAEAAILGQPISMVIPEVVGFKLTGKLKEGVTATDLVLTIVEMLRKKGVVGKFVEYYGDGLQELPLADRATISNMAPEYGATVGFFPVDEITLNYMRLTGRDEEVIARTEAYAKEQGFWGNAGDEPVFTDTLELDLSTVVPSMAGPKRPQDRVTLPNLKNAFEKFVADNNDDINKAADIYIDGKDVTINQGDVVFAAITSCTNTSNPSVMMAAGLVAEKAAKLGLTRKPWVKTSLAPGSKVVSEYLDKAGLTKYLDEVGFNLTGYGCTACIGNSGPLITEVGEAIDNNDFTMAAVISGNRNFEGRIHPQIKTNWIASPPLVVAFAIAGTTRIDIAKDPIAKDKNGNDVFLKDIWPSNHEIAEAVAKVDGTMFRKGYDGVFDGDAHWQALDVTKSETFKWNSDSTYVQHPPYFEKIDQPIESVKSIENANVLAYFGDSITTDHISPAGVIMAGSPAGLYLQAKGVEPKDFNSYGSRRGNHEVMIRGTFANIRIRNKMLQDVEGGYTKHIPTGETLPIYDAAMRYAEENTPLIVLAGKEYGSGSSRDWAAKGPNLLGVKAVIAESYERIHRSNLIGMGILALQYKNGENAESLGLTGEESFSIKLDNNIKPGQDIEVIAKKADGSEVKFTVLCRIDTLNEVDYYKSGGILHYVLRQMIAEHK
- a CDS encoding riboflavin synthase produces the protein MFTGIIEERGEITQINHQQHRSYLTFKASKVLEDVKLGDSIAVNGVCLTVTQFDHHSFQADLMPETIKRTGFHRYKRGTKVNLERALRVGDRLGGHMVSGHIDGEAKLSRIDDLGDIHELTFVLQNPHEGLLIPKGSIAIDGISLTLISVAEREFKVGIIPHTFAETNLAELKIGGYVNIEFDLVGKYIKAQHQAERSQLNYQTLSHWGY